From the genome of Malus domestica chromosome 04, GDT2T_hap1, one region includes:
- the LOC103433558 gene encoding LOW QUALITY PROTEIN: uncharacterized protein (The sequence of the model RefSeq protein was modified relative to this genomic sequence to represent the inferred CDS: inserted 3 bases in 3 codons; substituted 2 bases at 2 genomic stop codons) produces MEEPLLSSERNGELGEKGSEKWSSYQYVGRAGSVIPTEALAGTEVSVEEIRSAATYSDHYPPSLHAALVSQQEPDPSEQAVTYKGGYGGGYGGTTSELHRQIPDEVEIRELLIDHVGHRCCWGSRPARTWKIEKVEDCNVYVGTLDTFIEERETIRXTQPYLGGSIDGKDKGPELGIWELGLKSQFPVIFIPHHESRAIIPHSEXIEKCSGCGGRGDIVCPKCNANQGPGFYKENQMAQCSACYGRGLIAHKDGSDSICGSCNGKGKIPCASCGSRGLIRCLTCQGSGSLLTRNVAVVKWKTLXTRKVVSATSGAASVPDDVLHRAKGVQLCNTQAYQCSPAFXADSFFLNQFSSEVIADRAPVPLTARAISERHTIAVXLFSFYIIGFSREVYLKDYYPSRFCWGLCPCLEWLKL; encoded by the exons ATGGAGGAGCCTCTGCTTTCATCAG AGAGAAACGGTGAATTGGGAGAGAAGGGGAGTGAGAAATGGAGCTCGTACCAGTACGTGGGAAGAGCTGGGTCGGTGATTCCGACGGAGGCGTTGGCCGGGACTGAAGTCAGCGTGGAGGAGATACGGTCGGCGGCTACTTATTCTGACCACTACCCGCCTTCTCTTCATGCTGCTTTGGTTAGTCAGCAGGAGCCTGATCCTTCTG AGCAAGCTGTTACTTATAAAGGTGGATATGGAGGAGGTTATGGTGGCACCACAAGTGAGCTCCATAG GCAAATACCAGATGAAGTGGAGATACGAGAGTTGCTTATTGATCATGTTGGCCATAGATGCTGTTGGGGAAGTCGTCCTGCACGGACCTGGAAGATCGAAAAAGTAGAAGATTGTAACGTTTATGTGGGAACACTAGATACTTTCATTGAAGAAAGGGAAACCATAAGATAAACACAGCCATATCTTGGTGGCAGTATTGATGGAAAAGATAAGGGACCAGAACTTGGAATCTGGGAATTGGGTCTAAAGTCTCAGTTTCCTGTTATATTCATACCCCATCATGAATCACGGGCAATAATTCCGCATTCTG CCATTGAAAAATGTTCAG GTTGTGGAGGAAGAGGAGATATTGTGTGTCCTAAATGCAATGCAAATCAAGGACCTGGATTCTACAAAGAAAATCAGATGGCTCAGTGTTCTGCTTGTTATGGAAGGGGTTTAATTGCTCATAAAGATGGATCTGATTCAAT ATGTGGGAGTTGCAATGGTAAGGGAAAGATCCCTTGTGCAAGTTGTGGATCTCGTGGTTTAATAAGATGTTTGACATGCCAAGGGAGTGGTTCTCTTTTGACACGCAATGTTGCCGTTGTTAAATG GAAGACACTTTGAACCAGAAAGGTGGTGAGCGCGACAAGCGGAGCAGCATCTGTGCCAGATGATGTTTTACACAGAGCGAAAGGAGTCCAGTTGTGCAACACTCAGGCATACCAGTGCAGTCCAGCCT TTGCCGACTCTTTCTTTCTTAACCAGTTCTCCTCCGAAGTCATTGCAGACAGAGCTCCTGTACCTCTCACTGCAAGGGCGATTAGTGAGAGGCATACCATCGCAG GGTTGTTCAGCTTCTATATCATCGGGTTTAGCAGGGAGGTGTACTTAAAGGACTACTATCCATCCAGGTTTTGCTGGGGGTTGTGCCCTTGCTTAGAGTGGTTGAAGTTGTAA
- the LOC103408437 gene encoding large ribosomal subunit protein eL33w-like, protein MVKGRQGERIRLYVRGTVLGYKRSKSNQYPSTSLIQIENVNTKEDVAWYAGKRLAYIYKAKVKTNGSHYRCIWGKVSRPHGNSGVVRAKFTSNLPPKSMGARVRVFMYPSNI, encoded by the exons ATGGTGAAGGGACGCCAAGGAGAGCGCATCAG ACTGTATGTCCGAGGAACCGTCCTGGGATACAAGAG gtcCAAGTCGAATCAGTACCCGAGCACGTCGCTGATTCAGATCGAGAACGTGAACACCAAGGAGGATGTGGCGTGGTACGCCGGGAAGCGGCTGGCCTATATCTACAAGGCCAAGGTGAAGACGAACGGCAGCCACTACCGTTGCATTTGGGGAAAGGTCTCCAGGCCTCATGGGAACAGCGGCGTCGTTCGCGCCAAGTTTACATCCAATCTTCCCCCCAAATCCATG GGAGCTAGAGTCAGGGTTTTCATGTACCCCAGCAACATTTGA
- the LOC114824401 gene encoding probable sugar phosphate/phosphate translocator At3g11320: MSAAIQWTTVGMVAAWYGSNIGVLLLNKYLLTNYGFRFPIFLTLCHMTACSVLSYVAIAVMKVAPLQSVKSKVQFAKIAGLSVFFCFSVVCGNVSLKYLPVSFNQAVGATTPFFTAVFSFLIIKKREASLTYAALMPVVAGVIVASGGEPSFHLFGFVMCITATAARAFKSVLQEILLSSDGEKLNSMNLLLYMAPMAVAFLLPATLLMEENVVGITIELARKDIKLIWYLFFNSSLAYFVNLTNFLVTKHTSALTLQVLGNAKGAVAVVVSILIFKNPVSFIGMVGYALTVLGVILYSEAKKRYTSIHL; encoded by the exons ATGTCGGCGGCGATCCAATGGACGACGGTCGGGATGGTCGCCGCCTGGTACGGCTCCAACATCGGTGTCCTGCTTCTGAACAAGTACCTGCTCACGAACTACGGCTTCCGGTTTCCAATTTTTCTGACGCTCTGCCACATGACGGCTTGTTCGGTGCTCAGCTACGTCGCCATAGCTGTGATGAAGGTGGCCCCACTGCAGAGCGTGAAGTCAAAGGTTCAGTTCGCCAAGATCGCCGGGCTCAGTGTCTTTTTCTGCTTCTCCGTCGTTTGCGGTAACGTATCGCTCAAGTACCTTCCCGTATCGTTTAATCAGGCCGTCGGCGCCACCACCCCCTTTTTTACCGCCGTTTTCTCGTTTTTGATCATCAAGAAGAGGGAGGCGTCGCTTACTTATGCCGCACTCATGCCTGTTGTTGCAGGTGTCATCGTTGCTAGTGGG GGTGAACCAAGCTTCCATCTTTTCGGGTTTGTTATGTGTATTACAGCTACAGCTGCAAGGGCATTCAAATCGGTGCTTCAAGAAATTTTGCTTTCCTCTGACGG GGAAAAATTGAACTCTATGAACCTGCTGTTGTACATGGCGCCAATGGCGGTGGCGTTCTTGCTTCCTGCAACCCTGTTGATGGAGGAAAATGTGGTCGGAATCACAATTGAACTTGCTCGAAAAGATATCAAACTTATTTGGTACCTCTTCTTCAATTCTTCCTTAGCGTATTTCGTCAACTTGACCAATTTCTTGGTCACCAAGCATACAAGTGCCTTGACCCTTCAG GTGCTAGGAAATGCAAAAGGGGCAGTTGCTGTGGTGGTTTCAATTTTGATATTTAAAAATCCAGTGTCATTCATAGGGATGGTGGGTTATGCACTCACTGTCCTTGGAGTTATTTTGTACAGTGAAGCCAAGAAGAGGTATACTTCAATCCATCTCTAG